A window of Phycisphaerales bacterium contains these coding sequences:
- a CDS encoding PAC2 family protein, giving the protein MAKKPETTPRKKKPEGPRPWMVAAWPGMGNVAVIAAGYLVQELEMRPVAELFPRGHFDIQQVTVKEGVIVPPHMPRSVIYKWKNPVQGGRDLYVFLGEAQPTSGTYSFAHELLDRAAELNIERVITFASLASQLHPSSEPRVVGAATDQAMLDELKRLEVRTLEDGQIGGLNGVILGAASQLGISGMCLLGEIPFFAAAVPNPKAASAVLDVFNVLGGVSIDMDELNGHAKAVEEALVELMERMKQTERGVELEEIEDDEEPEIEEGGEATGIIEKPEPVKDAPERRGDPVERGGAEREPKLLDFSTKNRIEQMFVEARKDRGRAMRLKDELDRLGAFKQYEDRFLDLFKRAE; this is encoded by the coding sequence ATGGCCAAGAAGCCCGAAACAACGCCACGCAAGAAGAAGCCCGAGGGCCCGCGCCCCTGGATGGTCGCGGCGTGGCCCGGCATGGGGAACGTCGCCGTAATCGCGGCGGGGTACCTCGTGCAGGAACTCGAGATGCGACCCGTCGCGGAGTTATTCCCCCGCGGGCACTTCGACATCCAGCAGGTGACCGTGAAGGAAGGCGTGATCGTCCCGCCCCACATGCCGCGGAGCGTGATCTACAAGTGGAAGAACCCGGTGCAGGGCGGGCGCGACCTGTACGTGTTCCTGGGCGAGGCACAGCCGACCTCGGGGACGTACTCCTTCGCGCACGAGCTGCTGGATCGCGCGGCCGAGCTGAACATCGAGCGGGTGATCACGTTCGCGTCGCTCGCGTCGCAGCTGCACCCCTCGAGCGAGCCGCGGGTCGTGGGAGCTGCAACGGACCAGGCGATGCTCGACGAGCTCAAGCGGCTGGAGGTCCGCACGCTCGAGGACGGCCAGATCGGCGGCCTCAACGGCGTGATCCTGGGGGCCGCGAGCCAGCTCGGGATTTCCGGCATGTGCCTGCTGGGTGAGATCCCGTTCTTTGCAGCCGCCGTGCCCAACCCAAAGGCCGCGTCCGCGGTGCTGGACGTGTTCAACGTCCTCGGCGGCGTCAGCATCGACATGGACGAGCTCAACGGCCATGCCAAGGCCGTGGAGGAAGCCCTCGTCGAGCTGATGGAGCGGATGAAGCAGACCGAGCGCGGCGTCGAGCTCGAGGAGATCGAGGACGACGAAGAGCCCGAGATCGAGGAGGGCGGCGAGGCGACCGGGATCATCGAAAAGCCCGAGCCGGTGAAGGACGCGCCCGAACGCCGCGGCGACCCCGTCGAACGCGGCGGCGCCGAGCGCGAGCCCAAGCTGCTGGACTTCTCGACCAAGAACCGCATCGAGCAGATGTTCGTGGAGGCCCGCAAAGACCGCGGGCGCGCGATGCGGCTTAAGGACGAGCTCGACAGGCTGGGTGCGTTCAAGCAGTACGAGGACCGGTTCCTGGACCTGTTCAAGCGGGCGGAGTGA